The following proteins come from a genomic window of Nitrospira sp.:
- a CDS encoding UDP-N-acetylmuramate--L-alanine ligase, translating into MTLFRKTQQIHLVGIGGAGMSGIAEVLLTMGYKVTGSDLNASETTKRLEELGGKVFIGHQESNVGEAQVVVISSAVAASNPEVMAAKAKQIPVIPRAEMLAELMRLKFGVAIAGAHGKTTTTSMVANVLAQGGLDPTMVIGGKVNALGSHARLGRGDLLVAEADESDGSFLRLSPTIVAVTNLDREHLDHYGSMERINESFLEFINKVPFYGLAVLCADDEHLAALFPRLVKRYHTYGLRDRDGIAPDFKATDISLRQWGAEFRTYFRGKNLGPFRLAVPGAHNVSNALVAIAIGLELEIPVDLIRKGLAAFTGVERRFHLRGEAGGVMVVDDYGHHPTEVKATLTAAKQGWDRRLVVLFQPHRYSRTRDCIGEFAHAFDHADQLFTTEIYPAGESPIPGVSGAALAETIKSAGHPSVTFIERKETLPDQVLPHLRPGDLVLTLGAGDIWKAGTGILARLESA; encoded by the coding sequence ATGACGCTCTTTCGTAAGACACAGCAGATTCATCTCGTCGGCATCGGTGGAGCCGGTATGAGCGGCATCGCAGAAGTCCTTCTCACGATGGGATACAAAGTGACCGGTTCAGATCTGAACGCGTCGGAGACCACGAAGCGACTGGAAGAACTCGGTGGGAAAGTGTTCATCGGTCATCAGGAGTCCAATGTGGGGGAGGCGCAAGTTGTGGTCATCTCTTCCGCTGTGGCGGCGAGCAACCCCGAAGTTATGGCCGCAAAGGCGAAGCAGATTCCAGTGATTCCCCGGGCGGAGATGTTGGCTGAACTGATGCGTCTGAAGTTTGGAGTGGCCATCGCCGGCGCTCATGGAAAAACTACCACCACATCGATGGTCGCGAATGTGTTGGCGCAGGGTGGCCTTGACCCTACGATGGTGATCGGAGGAAAGGTCAATGCCTTGGGCAGTCACGCGCGGCTTGGACGAGGCGACTTGCTTGTGGCGGAGGCAGATGAAAGCGATGGATCGTTTCTTCGCCTCTCTCCGACCATCGTGGCCGTGACTAATCTGGACCGCGAACACCTGGATCACTACGGATCGATGGAACGTATCAACGAAAGCTTCTTGGAGTTCATCAACAAAGTCCCATTTTATGGATTGGCGGTCTTGTGCGCCGACGACGAGCATCTGGCCGCGCTGTTCCCTCGCCTGGTCAAACGGTATCACACCTATGGGCTCCGCGATCGCGATGGGATAGCACCGGATTTCAAGGCAACCGACATCAGCTTGAGACAATGGGGTGCCGAGTTTCGGACGTACTTCCGGGGAAAGAATCTTGGCCCCTTCCGGTTGGCCGTGCCGGGTGCCCACAACGTTTCCAACGCGTTGGTTGCCATTGCCATCGGCCTCGAGCTGGAGATTCCTGTCGATTTGATTCGCAAAGGGTTGGCGGCATTCACGGGAGTCGAACGGCGGTTTCATTTGCGAGGCGAAGCCGGCGGGGTCATGGTGGTCGACGACTATGGCCACCATCCCACCGAGGTGAAAGCGACCCTCACTGCCGCCAAGCAGGGCTGGGACCGTCGATTGGTAGTCCTTTTTCAGCCGCATCGATACAGCCGCACGAGGGATTGTATCGGGGAATTCGCGCATGCCTTTGATCATGCCGACCAGCTGTTCACGACGGAAATTTATCCGGCGGGTGAATCACCGATACCGGGAGTGTCCGGAGCCGCCCTTGCTGAAACGATCAAGTCGGCGGGCCATCCATCGGTGACCTTCATCGAGCGCAAGGAAACCCTGCCGGATCAAGTACTGCCTCATTTAAGACCGGGCGATCTCGTTCTCACGTTGGGTGCGGGTGATATCTGGAAGGCTGGAACCGGGATTCTAGCCCGTCTTGAGTCTGCTTGA
- a CDS encoding peptidoglycan editing factor PgeF, translating into MTSVSVITVPAFADAGNQVRHFFGTRRHAVGLGLEVGIPQMGIAEVALSSWMLSVKQVHGTEALVVDRALASTDRFVGGWDALITDQPGIMVAVRTADCVPVLMHDPKRRVVAAVHAGWRGAVAGIVPKTLALLESRFGSCPEHVRISIGPSAGVCCYEVDEPVLDRLCQEFPDWNKVVRMRGDGKAHLNLKALVKEQAQAFGAAPKSITTVNLCTICHEDLFFSYRRERKVNGTMVSAIGLPMRRG; encoded by the coding sequence ATGACAAGCGTATCGGTCATTACGGTGCCGGCGTTTGCGGACGCCGGGAATCAGGTCCGTCATTTTTTCGGAACCCGTCGGCATGCCGTGGGTCTTGGCCTTGAAGTGGGGATCCCGCAGATGGGGATCGCAGAGGTGGCATTGTCCTCATGGATGCTCTCAGTGAAGCAAGTCCATGGAACGGAAGCGCTGGTGGTGGACCGTGCCTTGGCTTCGACGGACCGATTTGTGGGCGGCTGGGATGCTTTGATCACTGATCAACCTGGAATTATGGTGGCGGTGCGGACGGCGGATTGCGTTCCCGTACTGATGCATGATCCTAAACGTCGGGTCGTGGCCGCCGTCCATGCCGGCTGGCGGGGAGCTGTTGCCGGCATTGTCCCCAAAACGTTGGCACTGTTGGAGTCTCGTTTTGGCTCGTGTCCGGAGCATGTACGGATCAGTATCGGCCCATCCGCTGGGGTTTGCTGCTATGAGGTGGATGAGCCGGTTCTCGATCGGCTGTGTCAGGAATTTCCGGATTGGAACAAAGTGGTACGAATGCGAGGAGACGGAAAAGCGCATCTTAATTTGAAAGCGCTCGTCAAAGAACAGGCGCAAGCCTTTGGGGCGGCTCCAAAGTCCATCACGACTGTCAACCTCTGTACAATTTGCCATGAAGACCTCTTTTTCTCCTATCGGCGGGAGAGGAAGGTCAACGGCACCATGGTCAGCGCCATCGGGTTGCCGATGAGACGAGGATAA
- a CDS encoding Pyrroline-5-carboxylate reductase: MSDPTLAHKLSFVGGGRMAEALINGVLSAGNYTAEQIHVADPNTARLDHLKTQYGVQIGVTNHEAVVSSDVVVLAVKPQVMAEVLKEIGDVLTKRLVISVVAGVRLGRMIEACGPQARIIRAMPNTPAMIGEGMTALAIGPGVEESEMRCARQIFESVGKVVRVDERFMDAVTGLSGSGPAYVFLMIEAMVDGGVKMGLPRETASLLAAQTVLGAARMVLETGDHPARLKDQVASPGGTTIAGLHRLEQGGLRGVLIDAVEAAARRSQELGD, translated from the coding sequence ATGTCTGATCCAACGCTCGCACACAAGCTCTCGTTTGTAGGCGGTGGTCGGATGGCAGAGGCCTTGATCAATGGGGTGCTTTCCGCAGGAAACTACACAGCCGAACAGATCCACGTCGCTGATCCAAATACGGCTCGGCTCGATCATCTCAAGACTCAGTATGGCGTTCAAATTGGCGTCACGAATCATGAGGCAGTGGTCTCCAGTGACGTCGTCGTACTGGCCGTGAAACCTCAGGTCATGGCCGAAGTCCTCAAAGAGATCGGGGATGTGCTGACGAAACGGCTCGTGATCTCGGTGGTTGCGGGAGTGCGGCTCGGTCGAATGATTGAGGCGTGCGGGCCCCAGGCTCGCATCATTCGCGCGATGCCGAATACACCGGCGATGATCGGTGAAGGGATGACTGCCTTGGCGATCGGGCCTGGGGTAGAGGAAAGCGAGATGAGATGTGCGCGACAGATCTTTGAATCGGTCGGCAAGGTTGTGCGTGTCGACGAGCGGTTCATGGATGCCGTGACCGGGTTGAGCGGAAGCGGGCCGGCGTACGTCTTTCTCATGATCGAAGCGATGGTCGATGGCGGCGTCAAAATGGGTTTGCCGCGGGAGACGGCAAGTCTTCTCGCAGCCCAGACCGTGTTGGGGGCGGCACGGATGGTCTTGGAAACCGGAGACCATCCTGCTCGTCTTAAAGATCAAGTCGCATCTCCTGGCGGAACGACGATTGCGGGTTTGCATCGACTGGAGCAAGGGGGCCTCCGGGGCGTACTGATCGACGCCGTTGAGGCTGCGGCGAGGCGTTCTCAAGAACTGGGGGATTGA
- a CDS encoding YggT-like protein, which yields MFVVGNALLGFATVLDYALTFYSWIVIARALISWVNPDPWNPIVQFLTRATEPVLVPIRRRLGWGIGVDLSPLVVIVAIWFLQIAVVQSIKDLAVRIN from the coding sequence ATGTTTGTGGTAGGAAATGCCTTGTTAGGTTTCGCCACGGTACTGGACTATGCGCTGACGTTCTACAGCTGGATCGTCATCGCTCGGGCTCTGATTTCTTGGGTGAATCCGGATCCGTGGAATCCGATTGTTCAATTCCTCACTCGTGCCACTGAACCGGTCTTGGTTCCGATCAGACGGCGATTGGGCTGGGGCATCGGCGTAGATTTGTCGCCGTTGGTCGTCATCGTGGCTATTTGGTTTTTACAAATTGCGGTCGTCCAGTCGATTAAGGACCTCGCGGTACGGATAAATTGA
- a CDS encoding Cell division protein FtsA, translating to MPKRDQILVGLDIGTTKICAIVAEIADTGGISIIGVGSCPSRGLRKGVVVDIESTVESIKKAVEEAELMAAVQINSVYTGIAGSHISAENCKGVVALKRAEVTREDIQRAIESARTLAVIPHERRILHVLPREFMVDGQEGVREPLGLSGNRLEVNVHVITGAVTSAQNIVKSVNRAGLDVVDIILQPLASSEAVLSQEERDLGVAMVDLGGGTTDLAIFLDGSIRHSAVLPIGGQNLTKDLAIGLLTSQTEAEKIKTQHGIARTELVTGHQIVEVPSVGDRPARTFSRRDIAEILEPRVDEMFELVRREIVRAGYEGMLGAGVVITGGTSLLDGMPDAAEKVLDLPARRGIPAGVGGLRDIVGHPSHSTGVGLLLHGRRHVDELETAGLRNGGTWDKMRRWTKRVLEVF from the coding sequence GTGCCGAAGCGGGATCAAATTCTGGTCGGACTCGACATCGGAACCACGAAGATTTGTGCGATCGTGGCGGAGATAGCCGACACCGGAGGAATCAGCATTATCGGTGTTGGATCGTGTCCTTCCCGCGGCTTACGTAAAGGAGTCGTTGTTGATATCGAAAGCACCGTCGAGTCCATTAAGAAAGCGGTCGAAGAAGCGGAGTTGATGGCGGCGGTCCAGATCAACTCGGTCTACACCGGCATTGCGGGCAGTCACATTTCTGCTGAAAACTGCAAGGGGGTGGTGGCGCTGAAACGGGCGGAGGTGACTCGTGAGGATATTCAGCGGGCCATCGAAAGCGCTCGTACGCTCGCCGTGATTCCCCATGAACGCAGGATTCTCCATGTGTTACCGAGAGAATTTATGGTGGACGGGCAGGAGGGAGTCCGAGAACCATTGGGTCTGTCGGGTAATCGTTTGGAAGTCAACGTACATGTCATCACCGGCGCGGTGACTTCTGCACAGAACATCGTGAAGAGTGTGAATCGAGCGGGACTCGATGTTGTGGACATCATTCTCCAGCCGTTGGCGTCCAGCGAGGCGGTGTTGAGTCAAGAAGAGCGCGACCTCGGCGTGGCGATGGTGGACCTGGGAGGAGGAACGACGGACCTGGCTATTTTTCTGGACGGCAGCATTCGGCACTCAGCGGTCCTCCCCATCGGCGGACAAAATTTGACGAAGGATTTGGCCATCGGCCTCCTCACCTCACAGACCGAGGCTGAGAAAATCAAGACTCAGCATGGCATTGCACGGACCGAATTGGTGACCGGACATCAGATCGTCGAAGTGCCGTCGGTGGGAGATCGGCCGGCTCGGACATTTTCCAGGCGGGATATTGCCGAGATCTTGGAGCCGCGTGTTGATGAGATGTTTGAGCTTGTCCGAAGAGAAATTGTGCGCGCCGGCTATGAAGGAATGCTGGGGGCCGGTGTCGTGATTACAGGCGGCACGTCCTTATTGGACGGCATGCCCGATGCCGCTGAGAAGGTTTTAGACTTGCCGGCACGCCGAGGCATACCTGCCGGTGTGGGAGGATTGCGCGATATTGTCGGCCATCCCAGTCATTCGACCGGAGTCGGTCTTTTGTTACACGGCCGCCGACACGTCGATGAACTGGAAACAGCCGGGCTTCGCAATGGAGGAACCTGGGACAAAATGCGTAGGTGGACGAAGCGGGTGTTGGAGGTCTTTTAA
- a CDS encoding D-alanine--D-alanine ligase, translating to MTMGRLTHARIGVLMGGRSSERDISLKTGRAVYQALIRRGYDAVAIDVTDRLHRDLEDQKVAIAFLSLHGPGGEDGAVQGFLETMGIPYTGSGVRASAVGMHKAATKMLLAAHGIPLPAGTVVRECERPSLVKVLRQTKLTLPIVVKPVSQGSTIGVTIVRHGRQWKEALSLAHRYDPEVMVESYIPGHEATVSILGTAAEGPKVLPAIEIVASDGFYDFAAKYQKGRTQYLCPAPLPAKVVHHIGELARRTYEVLGCEGAARVDFRITPRGRPYVLEINTVPGMTETSLLPMAAAHVGIAYDDLVEQILKSALDRASRLARVVPTE from the coding sequence ATGACGATGGGCCGACTGACACATGCCCGGATCGGCGTGCTCATGGGAGGACGATCTTCGGAACGGGATATTTCGCTGAAGACTGGTCGGGCTGTCTATCAGGCTTTGATCCGTCGAGGGTACGACGCGGTGGCTATCGACGTCACCGATCGTCTGCATCGAGATTTGGAGGATCAGAAAGTCGCCATAGCCTTTCTCTCGTTGCATGGACCGGGCGGTGAAGACGGAGCCGTTCAAGGATTTCTCGAGACAATGGGGATTCCCTACACCGGTTCAGGTGTACGCGCGAGTGCCGTGGGAATGCACAAGGCGGCCACAAAAATGTTACTGGCCGCGCATGGTATTCCGCTCCCTGCCGGAACCGTCGTGCGGGAATGCGAGAGGCCATCATTGGTGAAGGTTTTAAGGCAAACAAAATTAACATTACCGATCGTCGTCAAGCCGGTTTCACAGGGGTCCACGATCGGAGTGACAATCGTACGCCATGGCCGCCAATGGAAAGAGGCGCTTTCTCTGGCGCATCGCTATGATCCGGAGGTGATGGTGGAGAGTTATATTCCCGGCCATGAAGCCACCGTTTCAATTCTGGGTACCGCGGCAGAAGGCCCAAAAGTACTGCCGGCCATCGAGATCGTGGCGTCCGATGGTTTTTATGACTTCGCAGCAAAATATCAGAAGGGCAGGACGCAATATCTCTGTCCCGCTCCGCTACCGGCCAAAGTGGTTCACCACATCGGTGAGTTGGCGAGGCGAACCTACGAGGTGTTGGGGTGCGAGGGAGCCGCTCGAGTGGATTTTCGTATCACTCCGAGAGGTCGCCCCTATGTCTTGGAAATCAATACAGTTCCCGGCATGACAGAAACGAGCCTTCTCCCTATGGCCGCCGCTCATGTGGGAATTGCGTATGACGACTTAGTTGAACAGATTCTGAAGTCGGCGCTCGATCGTGCGAGTCGCCTCGCGCGGGTTGTCCCAACGGAGTGA
- a CDS encoding UDP-N-acetylenolpyruvoylglucosamine reductase: MKHRMQTDGTQVRLTRAQRRLESAVAGILGVVRFNAPLKEYTSFHIGGPADVLVEPVDVEDVARLAKQTHEQALPLFVLGGTNVLVRDKGIRGVVVSLAKLRAIKEEPGSVLYAEGGVGMPTLIGHAIRRSLTGLEWAAGIPGTVAGCVVMNAGTRLGEMKDSVKAVRIVSPKGALVHCPAESIGFRYRRATLPPGVVVGVWLKLRAGVRSDIEQIVKDYLRYRRDTQPLTLPSAGCVFKNPLNDSAGRVIEAAGLKGTSVGDAQVSTKHANFIVNQGHASAADVLSLIKKVRARIAGKMGIKLELELKIVGEA; this comes from the coding sequence ATGAAGCATCGGATGCAAACGGATGGAACGCAGGTACGACTCACGCGGGCACAGCGCAGATTGGAGTCTGCCGTGGCGGGAATTCTCGGGGTGGTTCGTTTCAATGCCCCGCTTAAAGAGTACACGTCGTTCCACATCGGTGGTCCGGCCGATGTGTTGGTGGAGCCGGTCGACGTGGAGGATGTTGCGCGCCTTGCCAAGCAGACGCATGAACAGGCGCTTCCGCTCTTTGTTTTGGGCGGCACCAACGTCCTTGTTCGGGACAAGGGGATCCGAGGTGTGGTGGTCAGTCTGGCGAAATTGCGTGCAATCAAAGAAGAACCAGGATCCGTGTTGTATGCCGAAGGAGGCGTCGGCATGCCCACGCTGATCGGTCATGCTATCCGCCGGTCTTTGACCGGATTGGAATGGGCGGCCGGTATTCCCGGCACTGTCGCAGGTTGTGTCGTGATGAACGCAGGGACACGACTCGGTGAAATGAAGGACTCGGTGAAAGCCGTCCGGATTGTGTCCCCGAAAGGCGCGCTGGTCCACTGTCCGGCAGAATCAATCGGCTTTCGATATCGCCGGGCGACATTGCCGCCTGGTGTTGTGGTCGGAGTATGGTTGAAGCTGAGGGCGGGAGTGCGGTCGGACATCGAACAGATCGTGAAAGACTATCTCCGTTACCGCCGTGATACGCAGCCGCTCACGCTACCGAGCGCCGGCTGTGTATTCAAGAACCCGCTGAATGATTCGGCCGGGCGAGTCATCGAGGCGGCAGGGCTCAAAGGGACATCGGTCGGTGATGCACAGGTTTCGACCAAGCATGCCAACTTTATCGTGAATCAAGGGCATGCCAGTGCCGCCGACGTGCTCTCGCTGATCAAGAAAGTGCGTGCTCGAATCGCCGGAAAGATGGGGATCAAATTGGAGCTGGAATTGAAGATCGTGGGTGAAGCGTAG
- a CDS encoding Pyridoxal phosphate-containing protein YggS, whose product MEPLIPETIAEHVQSVLTKIRSAEEKAGRPAGTVRLVAATKTVTVEHIAEGVRAGLSILGENRVQEALLKIAAFTQASVHWHFIGQLQRRKVRNVIGLFDLIHSVDSLDLAQEIDRRAGEAGRQQNVLLEVNIGKEPTKAGFHPDDVLRSVPMMAQLSHICIRGLMAIPPPTADSESARPYFRKLHQLARQISALDLPTVRMDELSMGMSNDYEIAIEEGATLVRVGTAVFGARHV is encoded by the coding sequence ATGGAACCGCTCATCCCAGAAACGATAGCGGAACATGTTCAGTCGGTTCTCACGAAAATCCGGTCGGCGGAAGAAAAAGCCGGGCGTCCTGCCGGTACAGTGCGATTGGTGGCCGCGACCAAGACCGTCACCGTCGAGCATATTGCGGAAGGTGTGCGTGCCGGCTTGTCCATCTTGGGTGAAAATCGTGTACAGGAAGCGCTTCTTAAAATAGCCGCCTTCACGCAGGCATCGGTTCATTGGCATTTTATCGGACAGCTGCAACGAAGGAAGGTACGGAACGTGATCGGTCTATTCGATCTGATTCATTCGGTGGATAGTCTAGACCTGGCGCAAGAAATCGATCGCCGTGCGGGAGAGGCCGGTCGTCAGCAGAATGTCTTGCTGGAAGTGAATATCGGGAAGGAACCGACAAAGGCGGGATTCCATCCCGATGACGTTTTGCGATCGGTGCCCATGATGGCGCAGCTCTCTCATATCTGTATCAGAGGTTTGATGGCGATCCCTCCCCCGACTGCTGATTCGGAGTCGGCGAGGCCGTATTTTCGTAAACTCCATCAACTCGCTCGGCAGATTTCGGCCTTAGACTTACCGACTGTGAGAATGGATGAACTATCGATGGGAATGTCGAACGACTATGAAATAGCCATTGAGGAAGGGGCGACACTGGTGCGTGTCGGCACCGCCGTCTTTGGAGCGCGTCATGTCTGA
- a CDS encoding Cell division protein FtsZ: MFSFQEDLLSPVRIKVIGIGGGGCNAINTMITSGLARVDFIASNTDLQALDRSLAPYKIQLGPERTRGLGAGAKPEIGRDAALESKEHIRECLEGADMVFVTAGMGGGTGTGAAPIVASIAREMGILTVGVVTKPFQYEGKRRNKHAEEGIRDLRRHVDTLLIIPNQRLLGIVDKSTPLLEAFKVADDVLRQAIQGIADVITTTGHVNVDFADVRTVMSHTGRAVMGMGVSYGPNRAIEAAQKAMCSPLLEEGSVEGARGVLLNITGGPSMSLHEIEEAASIIQQTADPEANIIVGQVINPDMGEELIITVIATGFEREEDSTAATIGAERGVSRPVKPVPSVLAGMGSSLAVERSMKDLDRPAFLRRMNDARESMDRAVLTAEDEWDVPTFLRKQTD, from the coding sequence ATGTTCTCATTTCAAGAAGATCTACTGTCGCCGGTCCGCATCAAGGTCATCGGAATCGGCGGGGGCGGGTGCAATGCGATCAATACGATGATCACCTCCGGACTCGCGCGTGTCGATTTTATCGCGAGTAACACCGACCTCCAGGCGCTTGATCGGTCGTTGGCACCGTACAAGATCCAACTCGGGCCGGAACGAACCCGGGGGCTGGGGGCGGGGGCAAAACCGGAGATCGGTAGAGATGCCGCGCTTGAGAGTAAAGAGCATATCCGAGAATGTCTCGAAGGGGCCGATATGGTCTTCGTCACGGCAGGAATGGGAGGAGGGACCGGCACCGGAGCCGCCCCAATTGTGGCCAGCATCGCCCGTGAAATGGGTATTCTCACGGTAGGCGTCGTCACGAAACCGTTTCAGTATGAGGGCAAACGGCGAAACAAACACGCGGAGGAAGGAATCCGCGACTTGCGTCGGCACGTCGATACACTGCTCATCATTCCGAACCAGCGGTTGTTGGGAATCGTCGACAAATCGACTCCGCTTCTCGAAGCGTTCAAAGTCGCGGATGATGTGTTGCGGCAAGCTATCCAAGGCATTGCCGACGTCATTACCACTACAGGCCATGTGAACGTCGATTTTGCCGATGTCCGTACCGTGATGTCGCATACCGGACGAGCGGTGATGGGCATGGGCGTTTCCTATGGACCGAATCGAGCGATCGAAGCGGCTCAAAAGGCCATGTGCAGTCCTCTTCTTGAGGAAGGAAGTGTCGAAGGGGCTCGGGGCGTCCTCCTGAATATTACCGGAGGCCCCAGTATGTCCCTGCATGAGATCGAAGAAGCCGCCTCGATCATCCAACAAACGGCCGATCCCGAAGCCAATATCATTGTCGGGCAGGTCATCAACCCTGACATGGGCGAAGAACTTATCATTACGGTGATCGCAACGGGGTTTGAACGAGAAGAGGACTCAACTGCAGCCACGATCGGAGCTGAAAGGGGGGTGAGTCGACCGGTCAAGCCCGTCCCATCCGTGTTGGCAGGCATGGGCTCGTCATTGGCGGTAGAGCGATCGATGAAAGACCTCGATCGACCCGCCTTTTTGAGAAGAATGAACGATGCGCGGGAGTCGATGGACCGGGCGGTGTTGACTGCCGAAGATGAATGGGATGTGCCGACATTTCTTCGTAAACAAACAGACTGA
- a CDS encoding UDP-N-acetylglucosamine--N-acetylmuramyl-(pentapeptide) pyrophosphoryl-undecaprenol N-acetylglucosamine transferase, which translates to MTVVIAAGGTGGHLYPAVALAREFLRRDPSANILFVGTVRGIESRVLAHERFELALITAKPIMGKGLLDVARGMLSVPIGIWQSLDILKRRQADLVVGVGGYTSPSVLVAAALKGIARVILEPNAHPGMANKVVAPFAQRIFLAFESAGAFFDRRKIRVVGTPIRQEFLVQPTDSASTKQDVRHVLIFGGSQGARAINNAVLEGLSLMSQRLPGLTITHQTGEGDFERVRNVYRALGIRATVVPFLYDMPAVLQTADLVVARAGAMTIAELAACGKAAILIPLPTAIYDHQMKNARAMEAAGGAMVLPQADLTGEKLVGMIETALSDPQRLEKMQRKSLEMRRVDAGEVIVGECYALMGVTHDINQSTGATGG; encoded by the coding sequence ATGACGGTCGTGATTGCGGCGGGTGGTACCGGCGGGCATCTCTATCCGGCTGTCGCGCTGGCTCGAGAGTTTCTGCGCCGCGATCCTTCCGCCAACATTCTCTTTGTCGGGACGGTGCGCGGGATCGAGTCCAGGGTGCTCGCTCATGAGAGATTCGAGCTGGCGCTGATCACCGCCAAGCCGATCATGGGAAAGGGACTGCTGGATGTCGCAAGGGGGATGCTCTCTGTGCCTATTGGAATCTGGCAATCGCTCGACATTCTAAAGCGGCGGCAGGCTGATTTAGTGGTCGGAGTAGGAGGCTATACGAGCCCGAGCGTGTTGGTTGCTGCTGCCTTGAAGGGAATTGCCCGGGTGATTCTGGAGCCGAATGCCCATCCCGGAATGGCCAATAAAGTTGTCGCTCCCTTTGCGCAAAGGATCTTTTTGGCATTTGAGTCGGCCGGGGCTTTCTTTGACCGGCGAAAGATTCGTGTCGTCGGCACACCGATCCGACAAGAGTTCTTGGTGCAACCAACCGACAGCGCGTCAACCAAGCAGGACGTCCGGCACGTGCTGATTTTCGGCGGGAGCCAGGGGGCCAGGGCCATCAATAACGCGGTGTTGGAAGGGTTATCTCTCATGAGCCAGCGTCTTCCCGGTTTGACCATCACGCATCAAACCGGAGAGGGAGATTTTGAGCGAGTCAGAAATGTGTACCGGGCGCTGGGTATCCGAGCCACGGTCGTTCCCTTTCTCTACGATATGCCGGCCGTTCTTCAGACCGCCGATCTGGTGGTGGCTCGTGCCGGTGCGATGACGATTGCCGAATTGGCGGCCTGTGGGAAAGCCGCCATTCTGATTCCGCTGCCCACCGCCATCTATGATCACCAGATGAAGAATGCGCGGGCGATGGAAGCGGCGGGAGGTGCCATGGTTCTTCCGCAGGCAGATCTTACCGGAGAGAAATTGGTTGGCATGATCGAAACCGCCTTATCGGACCCGCAGCGGTTGGAGAAGATGCAACGGAAGAGTTTGGAAATGAGACGAGTCGATGCCGGCGAAGTGATCGTCGGTGAATGTTACGCGCTCATGGGAGTGACACATGACATCAACCAATCTACTGGAGCGACCGGAGGTTAA
- a CDS encoding Cell division initiation protein DivIVA: protein MKITPLDIQQMVFQVKLRGYDREEVNRFLEEIAQTVEFLNRDNAILRDRIASLEQQISELKRTEATLSTTLVSAQSLAEDVKRSAQRDAELIVKEAELKAGELFRQARIELGNTQRDLSVLQKQRLLMVERMRATLHTFERMLDVEASEVYQDTGVLQEEKLEGQSSPTR from the coding sequence ATGAAGATCACACCGCTCGACATTCAACAGATGGTCTTTCAAGTCAAGCTTCGTGGCTATGACCGTGAAGAGGTCAACCGCTTTTTAGAGGAGATTGCACAAACCGTCGAATTTCTGAACCGTGACAATGCCATATTGCGCGACCGGATTGCGTCGCTTGAGCAGCAAATCTCGGAGTTGAAACGCACAGAGGCGACCTTGTCTACCACGTTGGTCTCGGCTCAATCTTTGGCCGAGGATGTCAAGCGAAGCGCGCAACGCGATGCCGAGCTGATCGTCAAAGAAGCGGAGTTGAAAGCCGGCGAGCTGTTCCGACAAGCTCGAATCGAGCTGGGAAATACACAACGGGATCTCTCTGTGCTGCAGAAACAGCGGCTGCTCATGGTTGAGCGGATGCGGGCGACGCTTCATACCTTCGAGCGGATGTTGGACGTGGAAGCCAGTGAAGTCTATCAAGATACTGGCGTCCTGCAGGAAGAAAAGCTGGAAGGGCAATCCAGCCCTACCCGTTGA